One Candidatus Neomarinimicrobiota bacterium DNA segment encodes these proteins:
- a CDS encoding DUF819 family protein, translated as MPETTSLISDPTTVLIYLVSTVALVFRISEVEKLKKIFYYLPPVIWIYFVPMISTTLGILPDTSVTYNWISRYILPFSLVLLLLSANLPDIMKLGRMALTMMLAGTVGIVIGAPIALALFLNWAPEGIWKGMGMLSGSWIGGTANMMAIAEGIGTPASMYGPVIVVDTVVGYGWMGVMIALSAYQTKFDKWTGADRTVLNHVQKRLKDIAIKRSRPIVARDISIMLGLGFSVTFLFLKIGEFLPDIGGLISSFTWTVILVSMFSVGLSFTKVSRLEDAGSSKMGSAALYLLMASVGGRADMTLITEAPALIFIGIVWILIHAGVLVGTAKLIKAPMFFFATGSQSNIGGTASTPVVAEIFQTGMAPVGLLMAVLGNIIGVYPGLLVAYLCRLVETTLR; from the coding sequence ATGCCTGAAACGACATCACTGATATCTGATCCGACAACAGTTTTAATTTATCTTGTAAGTACTGTTGCGCTCGTATTTCGAATTAGCGAAGTGGAAAAGTTGAAAAAAATATTCTATTATCTGCCTCCGGTAATATGGATATACTTTGTGCCTATGATATCCACTACTCTGGGAATTCTCCCGGACACATCGGTTACTTACAACTGGATATCGAGATATATACTGCCGTTTAGCCTGGTATTGCTATTACTATCGGCTAATCTGCCGGATATTATGAAACTCGGGAGAATGGCGCTGACAATGATGCTCGCCGGGACGGTTGGTATAGTGATAGGAGCGCCTATAGCCTTAGCGCTGTTCCTGAATTGGGCTCCTGAAGGTATTTGGAAAGGAATGGGTATGCTTTCGGGCAGCTGGATTGGGGGAACGGCGAATATGATGGCAATTGCCGAGGGAATAGGTACTCCGGCATCAATGTATGGGCCTGTAATTGTGGTTGATACTGTGGTCGGTTACGGATGGATGGGTGTAATGATAGCCTTATCGGCATATCAGACAAAATTCGATAAATGGACGGGCGCTGACAGAACGGTACTTAATCACGTTCAAAAAAGGCTTAAGGATATTGCTATAAAAAGAAGCAGACCTATTGTAGCTAGAGACATAAGTATTATGCTCGGACTCGGATTCTCCGTTACATTCCTGTTTTTAAAGATTGGCGAGTTTTTGCCCGATATTGGAGGATTAATAAGTTCATTCACCTGGACGGTTATCTTGGTTTCAATGTTTAGCGTTGGTCTCTCTTTTACAAAGGTCTCCCGGCTTGAGGATGCCGGTTCATCCAAGATGGGGAGTGCGGCATTATATTTGTTAATGGCGTCGGTGGGCGGACGGGCGGATATGACATTAATTACGGAAGCGCCTGCACTTATCTTTATAGGTATCGTTTGGATTTTAATTCATGCCGGAGTGTTGGTTGGGACGGCAAAGCTGATTAAGGCGCCAATGTTTTTTTTCGCGACGGGCAGTCAATCAAACATAGGAGGCACTGCTTCCACTCCTGTAGTGGCGGAAATATTTCAAACAGGAATGGCTCCTGTAGGACTATTAATGGCTGTTCTTGGTAATATAATCGGTGTCTATCCGGGTCTTTTAGTAGCATATCTATGCAGAT
- a CDS encoding DUF4013 domain-containing protein, giving the protein MDFSKSFSYVFKDPKWLSKIFIGGLWNFASLLFFGIPFVLGYFLSVVENCIKKEESPLPFWNNLSGIFQKGVMLGIIYFAYTIPVILISSFLEDSFGDSDALVLLLFMVVLFWLPMVTINFAKSGNFMAAFNFEEMLNFVMSNIGTYVPMVLLSLAVIGFSFSLGVFIAGIGIPFTSFWGMLVAAHLFGQFGKHIFRSEEESVKINV; this is encoded by the coding sequence GTGGATTTCTCAAAGTCATTCAGTTATGTATTTAAAGACCCGAAGTGGCTTTCAAAAATTTTTATCGGCGGACTTTGGAATTTCGCCTCTCTACTCTTTTTTGGCATACCATTCGTTTTAGGATACTTTCTATCTGTAGTAGAAAACTGTATAAAAAAAGAGGAATCTCCTCTTCCATTCTGGAATAATCTATCCGGGATTTTTCAAAAGGGTGTTATGCTCGGGATAATTTATTTTGCATATACTATTCCTGTTATATTGATATCCTCGTTTTTAGAAGACTCATTTGGCGATAGCGACGCTTTAGTGTTACTTCTTTTTATGGTAGTGCTCTTTTGGCTTCCTATGGTTACCATTAATTTCGCGAAATCCGGAAATTTTATGGCTGCTTTTAATTTTGAGGAAATGCTGAATTTTGTTATGAGCAATATCGGCACTTATGTGCCAATGGTACTTCTATCGTTAGCCGTTATCGGTTTTTCATTTTCATTGGGAGTGTTTATTGCCGGAATAGGAATTCCTTTCACCTCGTTTTGGGGGATGCTGGTGGCGGCTCATCTTTTCGGGCAATTTGGAAAGCATATCTTCAGGTCTGAAGAAGAAAGTGTTAAAATAAACGTTTGA